CGTCGGCTACCGGGCAAAGCGCCACACGGGGCTCGTCGATGTCGACGCGCCGGGCCGTCACCGGGCCGCGGATTTCTGGGAACCACTGGCGGCCGACGGATCGGGGAGCCTGATTCTCGACCCGGGCCAGTTCTACATCCTGGCGTCGAAGGAGGCGGTCCAAGTCCCGCCCGACCACGCCGCCGAGATGGTGCCGTTCGATCCCCTGGTCGGCGAGTTCCGGGTTCACTACGCGGGCTTCTTCGATCCCGGGTTCGGCTATGCCGGAGCGGGCGGCGCAGGGGCCCGCGCCGTGCTGGAGGTGCGTTCGCGGGACGTGCCGTTCCTGCTGGAGGACGGCCAGATCGTCGGCCGCCTCGTCTACGAGCGGATGCTCAACCTGCCCGAGACGCTCTATGGGGCCGGCGCCGGCTCGAATTATCAGGCCCAGGGTCTGAAGCTCTCGAAGCACTTCGTCCTGTAGTCAGGGCGCCGGGATCCGGATCAGGAGCCGATCACGGAGCGTTCGAACGCGCGGACGAGGTCCGCGTCGAGCTTACCCTCCATGCCGTGCAGGATTTTCACGGCATCCGCCGCCGGCAGGGGCGGTCGATAGGGACGGCGCTCCACCAAGGCTGCGTAGACGTCGCAGACGGTGATCAGCCTGACGATATCAGGGATGGCCGCGCCCTTCAGCCCATCGGGGTAGCCCGACCCGTCGAGCATCTCGTGGTGGTGGCGCACCACGTCGAGGACTATCTGGTCGAACCCGCCGGCCTGCACGAGGATCTCGTGGCCCAGGGCTGCGTGCTCGCGCATCACCGCGCGCTCGGCCGGATCGAGGGGGCCGGGCTTGTTCAGGATCGCCAGCGGGATTCTGGCCTTGCCGACGTCATGGACAAGGGCGGCGCGCACCAGTAGCTGGCGGTCCGCCGCCGAGAAGCCGAGGTCGATGGCAAAGGTCGCGGCCAGACCCGCCACCAGCAGGCAGTGCTGGTACGTGGCGTCATCGTAGGCGCGGACTGTCTCAAGCCACGCGTTGAGACCGCCGACCCTGATCGCGCCGAGGATCGGATCGAGGCCCTCGTCGATCAGCGCGGCGTCGA
The sequence above is drawn from the Methylobacterium mesophilicum SR1.6/6 genome and encodes:
- a CDS encoding HD-GYP domain-containing protein, coding for MRAGTLVLYTDQPTRRADLLRALEAFAPCVMLHAAEAPPSDPCLAVIGDLDLLRPCPFIGLRSLLVASPALPRLFLLRSMGSRSLSAARSLGGRLCLPADTPVATVVEALRVAIRSPAPMERPTQVEPGAPLVAQAADRAGGVIANLLDSARETGRVDAALIDEGLDPILGAIRVGGLNAWLETVRAYDDATYQHCLLVAGLAATFAIDLGFSAADRQLLVRAALVHDVGKARIPLAILNKPGPLDPAERAVMREHAALGHEILVQAGGFDQIVLDVVRHHHEMLDGSGYPDGLKGAAIPDIVRLITVCDVYAALVERRPYRPPLPAADAVKILHGMEGKLDADLVRAFERSVIGS